DNA sequence from the Xyrauchen texanus isolate HMW12.3.18 chromosome 32, RBS_HiC_50CHRs, whole genome shotgun sequence genome:
tatagagaagtATTATTCATtttctgacacacaaatcatggctagtattaacagtgattgaatCAGCACACACTTTACTTCTACTGGTCGAATCTgatttaaagaaatgtaaattcatttattgaaaaaatgaaaaacatgaaaccaaaatatttctaaattcaaattacaatcaaataatcaaaataacaaagtggtaaaaaaaaaatcaaaccaaatccaaacatttttccCTCCAAGTTTTTCCATCGGCCCCTTTTTTTAGtgacgacaacaggtggaaaaaaaacaatataaattatatcataaatacaactgtaaatataataataattgaaaaataaatcatgacttatagatagtttaacacaattCTCATAAATATGGCTACAACATgtacataatttgatgttccactatatttttagAGTTTGGAGATTTGGACTTTATtatcacctgctggtggaatcaccaaactgcaaatgcaggaactgaatttagacatTGTAATGAAAACAGACTTGATTTTGAAACATCTTAGCCCAATGACCTGTttctcagaaaaaaataaaattgtgctttccgctacttcattaacatacaatacacccccagtttgcgcgcatacacccacagacagtgcaaacactcccatccATGCCCACTTGCAAGAAAATTACACTTAGAATTAGCGTTCTCATGAAAATTAGATAAACTGTTGTGCACTGTCATATCACAAAACATAATACAATGTAACATGTATGAATACAGAAATAATTCAACAGACTTACTGAACTACAAGaaatattacataatatttacacacctttCAATCAATATGCACATCAGCAATTATAAGGGAACAGCAGTGTGGATGTCATTTCTGTGCAGtctaagtatatacagtatattttagttATCGTGATAACACAATTTTTAAATCAGGCATTAAAAATGATTACCCCCTGGGGACTTTATTATTCAGGTAGACTCAATTGTAAGCAACCACCCAAAGTACTTATACAACACTCTAGCAACCGCAtggcaacacactaaaaaccaccCACAATACCCTTGCATGGGCAAGCAATAACATTTTCTCTATCAACTAATATTTCATATTATGCCATTTTAACCAAATGTACCTTGTATTTGTACTGAAAAGATCCATTGTAATATTTATGTAGTTATACTACAATAAATGAATTTCTCCTAGTTTCTTGAAACATTAAACATGGATGTGTAGGTGAATATTTGCACAAAATTGTCAAACTAATCAATCAATGTTACTTGTTGCACAATGGCTTGGCTAAAGCTAAGGAACTGGTCCCAGGGGCTGAAGTAGATGCATGTTGGAGGTGTCTGTCTTTTGTGCTTCAGCTCTTGGCAGATTTATGGTGATGCTGTGGTGACCTGCCCTCCATCACACACTCATTCCATTCCTGACTGGCTGCTGTGTTCCCTACAGGAGATTTACTGCTGAAATTTAACTTGTTAGACTAGGGACAACATGTACAAAACAAAGAGACCGCAAGAGCCTATTAGTCACCCCACACCCTGCAATTTAAACAAGATTTTATGTTCGCACAATTAGCTCATGAATAATAATTCCTTTTTtgcaataaatctccactttcaaacagccctcctaagcgcgcttctctcctaagagttcttcttttgttttagccatttacattcttcatgcatatcgccacctactgggcagggagaatttatagtaaaaaaggacttaaattttgatccgTTTcttaaccacacctatcatatcacttctgtagacatggattaaaccactggagtcatgtggattactttttttctgcctttatgtgcttttttgagcttcaaagttttggagcCTGTTGACTTgcagtgtatggacctacagtgctgagatattcttctaaaaatctttgtgttcagcagaagaaagtaatacacatctgggatggcatgagggtgagtaaataatgcgagaattttcattaatgggtgaactattcctttaatttccatatttaaatagaCTGAAATATTTATGGTTTTGTTTGATGAGGATTTCTGATATAGCAAACCCTTTCTTGTCCAAAGCAACAGTACACTTACTATTCCCCTGGAACAATATAGTGCCTTGCAGAAGGTTTGATCATGTGAACCTATAACCCTTGGGTTATTAGCCAAGATTTCAACCACTAAGCTACACTTCTCAAAAATGCCTTGTGGTAGCACTTTGAATCACTTGCACATCAAAATAAGTATGCTGTATTTCAAGCTCTTGCTAACCTGTTATTACTCTCTGTGTTACCAAGGCAATGCAGGGAAGTGGATGCATTCCCTTGTTTAGGGGTTGACCTCATGATTTTTTCTTAAGCATTATTGCAACCACTTTACTGTTTTATATAGCTTGAAATGTTTATGATAATACCAGAAGAGCTGTTGAGTGAAACGTTAGACCTTGGTGCCCTGAGCCCTGATCCAGGTTGGTTCTTGCTACATTAAACAGCATTGGCTAGAGACTTGCATGCATCTGGCTAATCCGTCTTATCTTAATAACCCAAAAGTGTTCTTCTGTCAGCCCGTCCACAGCCTGGTCAATATCTGGCTACCTGTTTTAGTGCAGTTAACTCTGGTGATCTTATCAGTTTTAATCAAATGTTTATTGGTTCACTTCACATTGACAACTTAACATAGTATGTGTGAAAAGTCTGTCATCTGAAATATTGAATAATTCAATGGgttccaaaagtctgagatcacaAGTGAAAACGCTACTTTTGTGcactctacaaaataaataaataaatgattacattacattaatttagTTATCAACATATCAAGATGAGTGAAATTTTAAGTAAACAATTATTTGGTATACATTTTGCTTAAATGACAACATGGAAGTTTGTGGAAAAACTTGGTGATCCATGTtagcatgatttgaaaatgttccaaagTTACAAAATTTGGGTAATAAAATTACCTTCTTTGCTTTAGACAGTGTTGGGGaaactactttgaaactgtagctttccAAACTACAAGCGACTCATAACATAAAGTGGTCATGACATGTTTGTTATTTTACTATGTTCCCTGAGGTTCACTTAAAATAcaagtaaagttttttttgcaaaaaagtagtcatatatttgtaaaacataatcATTTTCCACTCTCATTTTGAGCCTTTGTCAGAAACACTTGGTTtttgtgctgcttctcctttaagacttgatgtaaacgcccactgttctgattggctctctgctcttgactgacctgctctctcttcTTGCCACCTCACTGCTCCCTGCTACTGGACAGGCTAcggaagtgattaaaggtaaagtaacgttgatgtgttgttgtagaGGCAGTCAGATGAAAGATTTCTACCGTAGTGTGACATCACCATGTGAAGGAAGTAAAGAACTAATTGTTTTGGCAGCTTAGTTtgaacaaatgctctttttgctgtgaggaggatgttttgagttctgaaacttacattatgttttcatagtacaaaGGCCTCTACCTTAAACTACACTCaagctttcaaaaaaaaaaagtagttagctactctAAAAGTTACTAACATAAAGTAGCTAACAACATCAAAggtatttaaagaagaaaatatttgtatatatattacaATCAAATTATCAATCAAACTAcattcatggttactacaatattactatagtaaaaccatgtttaagaTTTGTGAGGGTGAAACAAATATGATGAtaacattaactctttccccgccaaacactgaattttccgggttttatgaaaaaacgcttccccgccaaacacggaattttccgggtatccgtgttttaggtggtatacggtaaggaagacccgcacgcatgttttgaaagagtacgcaactctttgatcaaagaaacagactgcgatcgtctcaaacgtgaagtggaacaccatacgaatactaaagcacttgtttgataaaaatgcctttttctcagctttttgtctgaaatgttgtttttgacaaaacctacctctgttaaAAAACCTCTGTTAAAGCtattcaagtggcaataaaaaaagaacaaatgaagataaaataaaatcgttttttttttttgcctaaaagcagaggctcagatctttattttgatatatagcatcttcatatattcatggaagaaaatattctgcgggccattaaagtttagcgaaaatcgtcaaaaaccctggcggtggctggcaactttttttaaaaacgctggcggggaaagagttaaaggtgcactcggaaatttttcttaattaaaaaagtttaactgaagttttacatgaattgtaattttgctatTAATGTcagaaatcatgagcactcacattaaaatgaagcatccaatcatatcagtaaccttgtaaaagcagttttattctacatggagacggtccacacatgggggctgccgtGTTACAATCACATGACTAGCCGAATACTACTAACTTAATCTCCACTCTGTTAATTGGCacattcactcattgattaaagtaagcatggctgactgtgaaaagtgaatttctacaatggcatctaaaaactattgattttaaatgatgctgcatccaatccactaggtgtcagtgtatgtccagaatgacacaaagacaaacgaGGAGTAGAcaaactatataataataatataaaatatagttataaattatataataataaatatacactaataaaactagaaaacacataATTGTTTATATCTGAATTGAAATATAGttataaacagcagcaattagcAAAACATTTCACTTCGAAAAAGTCCCAGGCTGCATGGAGCTCAAGTAAACCACttatgtgaactagttaatttacatgaatCTTACCAAAGAATCGACTCGCTACAATTAACCAGCGTTCCCAATGCTGATGTCTACACCAGACGCAAGAGATGCAGTGCGATGCGACAAAAGCAAATCGTTCCCATTATATTCAATgacgctgtctacactggatCCGTCCGTTGCGTCGCACCTTGTTGCGAGGACAGTactatatagagagagagagagagagagagagagagagaggacagtttGATTACTCCCTCGCTGCTTGCGCTATAATGTGAGAAATGTATCTGCTGTCACACTAATGATAAATGTAGTTTAGTAGTGTCACTATTTTTAGTTATTGAGGGCCTACAACCAGACACTGGTTTTAGCATCCGTCAAAATTCaaaattttgtttatttccagCATTAACTCTAAGTCTGTCTTGGGGGCTgggtaaagacactgactaccacccatggagtcacaagttcgaatccagggtgtgctgagtgactccagccaggtctcctacgcaaccaaattggcccggttgctagggagggtagggtcacatggggtaacctcctcatggtcactataatgtggttgtcgctctcggtggtgagttgtgcgaggatgccgtggagaatagcgtgagcctccacatgcgctatgtctgcACGGTAATAcgctcaaaaagccacgtgatgagatgtgcggattgacggtctcagacacgggaggcaactgagattcgtcctctggcacccagattgaggcaagtcactacaccaccaagaggacttggagcgcattcggaattgggcattccaaaatggggagaaaaagaTTTCAGtctgtcttatatatatatatatatgtatttattttttgctaatgGAAGGGCCGTCGCTAGGGCACAAATTGATTTTAGTCTAGCcactaatgttttttttgttgttcagaACAGTCCAGGTGACGAGTGGAACTGAAGCGGGAGTTAtcaattaaatgttgtttgtttttttatttcatcgCCAGTCACCTGCTTAAAATCAGAACTATGATGCCCGATTTGTAAATGAATCACTATTTTGGGTCAGTACACTTTAAATAGAGAAGTTCTTCAGTAAGTCCAACACCGGCATGTGCAGCATTTAAACAGCAATGtactgcaggtaaagacattCTCCAATCAAAGAGTATCAAAACAAGTGCATGGATGCATAAAGTACCAAAAAGTACAATCATTAACATGGTTTTTGTACATGTGCCTTAGAGTATCATTTAAGTACTATGGTATTCATCAAAATACCATAGTATTACCTTCACTGCATCATAGTACTGTGACTAGTTCATGATGTTTTAAAATCCTGCAGACGCCCCTGGTATTGGGATATATCTTGTATTTTGTAATATTGCTTAATGTTTCTTAGAATTGTTCTCTCAACAGTAAACAGCAACAGACTTGACAGTCTTCATTAAATTGGCCAAGTACTGCCCTCTGTTGGACTGGATATCTAGTGCGCAGAGTAACATTCAAGTTACAGATATAGTTCACATTATGATGTGCATTTAATCACTTATATTGCAGGTTTAACTGGAACCTCTTCAAAATATGCTGACAGATAAAAGAAACCTAGTTCTTGGGAAATAAAATGGTAATGCAATTTTACACTCCCTCTCCATGCGTTTCTAATACAACCCATTTAGGTCTATCCCAGTGTTTACACTTTgtcaatgtttttctttttcttcctgtAGGCATGATGAGTGATCCCTCGTTAATGAGCTATAAAGTATTCAAGCAGCACTCTTTAATGGTTCACAGCACAACTGTGTGTTACACAACTTAATGTTAATGGGATGCAGCAAAACAGTGCAGTGGTCAGTCTAATGACATTGCACTTGCTTGGACACCTCCGAACACATTAGATACGTGCTCTGAATACGCAGAGTTATTGCGCCTACCCGGATCTGCAGTGAGCTGCAGGAGAGCGTCCACATCAGTACTGTCCTCGCTGTCACATGCTGTCCTTTGATTACTGCCATTATGTCTGGGAATAAAGCTGAACACTTAAGAGACGAATCAGAGGATAAATGGATccacatacaaataaatattagtaTAACGATTTTCACagcatgggcaaggaggaggcgggaaccagccgAACAGcaacgtaaactttaatgacagaacataactcaaacataacataaaagtgATTTGCAGCAAACAAAAAAGACACGCACACACCACTCTTCCGAACTGGCGTCCCGGTCCCTCCTTAAGGTACGTACAAGGTACGtaacgtacacactgccagcgacatcgcgcgcgacagcgactcaataccattcattttcaatgcgagcacagcgacttccggcgatacgagctgtcgcgaccgttggcgctagatgtgggcgtgtccagcgacgcgacaaagttgagaaaagttcaactttggagcgactaacggaagcgacagccaataggagagacgacgggagagctcacgtgatccttctctctttctctcagctcctgcagtaacggaaagatggatgaggctaattcttgctgttagaaatgttccagtgctctatgatatgtctcttcccacgtacaaggacattttaaagaaaaatactgcgtggaaaggtgtatctgagatcgcggggattttatggacccagacagaccgacatttgcattttcgccgcagataaacagccgctctggcaaacagcacgccttgtttctcattcatctttgatataaagcattttatgtactgattccatttatatttagtcttttccctacaaaatgtttgtttttagtggcaagaaaagagattcgctgtcaacagcaatggaatgacatccgtgaatgtcatttataaacgttactaggcaaccagtagtgggaacacccactagcgacttcaccgccagccactggcgacctgcagcgataaagtcgctggcagtgtgtacgcagctttatctctctcccgctgattagaCAACAAATCACGGCCCGGAAACGCGCGCCCCTCCCTCAATCAAATAAAGTGTATTACTTTATTTGATTGTGGTaaagaaaatcaacaaaaaattacttaaaatcaacatctagatagatagatagatagatagaacaacatCTTATGTTATTATAATTGTATGAATTATATATTGTacacagacagatagctagatgTGCTTGTGTCTTTAAATCAGCCTTGTGGTCGCACTGACGCATTGTGGGAAAAGTCCGGAGCCATTCAGTATTCCCCTTGACCAGTTTGACTGTTTGTGGCGGAACTAAGAAATGTGATAGTTTCTCACCGTTTTCTCCTTTTCTAATATTTGACACAACGTGATTTCATAAAGTAATATTTAGCTACCTAATAGATGCAGAGCGACAGTATGTATTAAACGCTGTCGCGGCTGCGCGTCTGATTGTGTTGTTGCTATGGCGACGGAATGGCCGCGCTCGAGCAGCTCGACGGTTTGCGAAAGCGTAACAAAGATTTGCTGGAAAAACTTCAGAAACAAACCGAAAAACTCAATCAGCTAACGCTGTCACGGCCGGACGAAGGGGCCAAACGTCAAAACTCTGTCTGCGAAACGTTTACCGGCGGGAGCGACCAGCGGCGAGCGCCTTTAACGGAGAGAAACGGAGACGTTACGGCGGCTCGTGCAAGTTTGGCTCGAGCATGTTTTTTGAAAGCAAAAACAGAGGTGAAAACCACCAAAACATCCGGTGAGAAAAATAAAACTACTGGTGTTTTAGAGCTGTGATGTTAGTTTCATTTGCTTATATTCCTTACTAAAGTTGTAGACAGATGGTAATAGACCTGGTTCCATGGTAATGTGTCTCTGAAGTTTTGTCAGAAACAATGAGCATTTAAATGATGGATCTATATTTTAAAAGCAGTTATGCCTATGAATACTCTTGTATCCTCAGATGAGCGGTTTCTTGGAGATTGTGAAATCACCACACCAAATCAACACAACCAAAGTCCTGAACTGGCCACTTACAGTAACTTACTGCAGGATTCAGGGAACAGTCGCTGGAAGGGACACAGCAGATCCGTGAGACTGATGCTGCCCAAATCCGCACCTCCCACACGTGATAGTGATCGGGTACCCTGGCCTGTACATGAACTTTGTGCCATTCACACTCAGTAGATGTTAATATCTGTAACTGTTGGACCATAGAAGTTAACATGCTGAATTGATGATGCTCAGATGATGGCGCCACATAACAAGTTTTTCTTTGTTACAAGCAACTGCATAGAGAAATCCCTGTCTGATTAAGTTTAGCGATATAGTTTTCATTTCAGGAGTGCCAAATGTTTGCTGTCTATTTTTCTTGTAACTGTAGAGAGAGACTGATAGCACAGCGACTTTGTATTCTGGTCTGGAGACCGATTCTACATCAGCGAGGCCGCACATACAGCCATTACTAGGCTATGACTGGATAGCAGGTGAATCATTTGAATAATATACAATCCAATAATCTCAAGCAATGATTTTCCAGTTTAATTTACGTCGATACAGCATCATTTTCATGCAGGTGCTTGTTGGTAACCACTGAAGCTTACAGGTTGATTTCTTTGTAGGCCTTCTAGATGCCGAGAGCTCTCTTACTGAATGCTCAGAGCAGTTCTTCAGCGAACTACGCAGCTTCCGTCAGGTCAACCGAGATGAGTGTGTTTACAGCTCGCTATTAGGGTTGGTGTTTTTGTGTAATGTAATACCTCAAATTGTTCCACCTGTTGCACAATGAAACTTGTTAGATGTTTCTACAAACCCAATGATGGTTTACTTGCCTTCCTCATCTTTAGTAATTCATTACTATAGTCTGTTACAACAGGAGAattgttgtttaaaatgtatatgtagaaATCTGGGCCCGTATTCACCAAAAAGTTTAAGGTAGCTTCTAAACCCATGACAACATAGAAGCCGTCCTGAGGACTACTATATCCCTCATTTTCAGATTTCTgtctttaaatgaatagttcacccacaaatgaaaattctctcattcactTACCTTGATTCCATCCCAAAtggcttttcatttttgggtgaactatccctttaaagtttgaCAAGTTATCATTACAAATAAattcccctatggagaaaattaatggaaTTTTCACTTCTGGAGCCAGACTGTTGTGCTTTATTGCAAACATAATTGCcgttttcaaataggtttccgAGAATACACCTCCCGTCTACCATTGGTTGGCCAAAATGCTAGTCCCATCCCAAACTCaaatcattggttgagccaaatgTTGACATGTTGAGATGCTCAACATTAAGGGCCAGAATGTTTACGCTGTTTAGAATAATTAACCTACAGATAGcatacttacagttgtctctgcacattaataTTGGAATAGGAGAAAATAATTTAACGTAGAAAAAAGaagacacatttcacctttaattcTGAGGAAACATTTATGTTGTCatcttttttaaaaacataaatactgCTTCTCCACAGACTTCCATTTGTTGCTGATGTTGCGTCTTCCTCACTTGAAGGCGATGAGCCGCAACAGCCACCAGATACCCATCAGTGTAAGAGATCTGCTGATTTGTGACTTAACCTGTGTATTTAAACTCTTATCATCATGCACAATATTTCCACCAGCACATGGAAATCTTTTAAAATCCACAGGCACATTCTGCTACAGAATAAACAGTCGTCTGTTTGCTGTTCCACTGGATGCACAGGCTGCATGTCCAGTGTGCAAGATTCCCAAACCTGAACACCCCCATACTGAGACAGAGCCTGCTTTCATCAGGTAAATACCtttgaaataattataaacagtTTGTTCCCCCTTTGTACAACTATTCAAAAAGCCATCATATACATGCATCAAATGTACTAtttgaatataataaaaacatcagtccatatttaaaggtgctgtaacgATTTCAGATGTTCTACATCCATGagactgagctgttggattagccatgccccctctttccaaaaccccaaagacaccaaaatgagctttatttagagcagaaacggttgttaaaaacaacagctgcaaaatagcgtcctcaactgacaactgttatgaacaacatggcataaaaattaattatgcctcaataattacAATACTATGAAAACGTGCAAAATGAATGACAGGTTGAAATCCACAGACGCATTTTAATGTGCTGCTTttagagtctagagctgtcacagagttATCTCAACACACCTATTTCATGAATATCTTTCAGGTCGTAGGAATATTTTTTGCagacctttccatgaaaaaaatagcttacagcacttCTAATATGGCTCAGAATGTTCAGACTTGTTCAAGTGCTCAGACTTAATTCataaaatgttaaagggatagttcacccaaaaatctaaattctctcatccacatgccatcccagatgtgtatgactctctttcttctgtggaacacaaagtcttttagaaggatatctccaCACTGTAGGTcctctcaatgcaagtgaacaggtttcaaaactttgaaggttaaagaagcacataaaggcagcataaagtaatccataaaactccagtgattaaagtcATGTCTTTAGAAGCTCAATAATAAATCTCAATTTTTAAACAGCCCTGCTGGTTGCCActtgagttgtatgtattacttttatactgcctttattttattttttgtgcttaAAAAATGTGGCCACCATTTACATACATTGAAAGGACtgacatagctgagatattcttctaaaaatctgtttgtgttctacagaagaaagaaagttatacacatctgggatggcatgagtgtgagtaaaagatgagagaattttaattttggggtgaactatccctttaacacttaAATGAATGATATTTATTTACTGATGAATCGTGAGTGACTTCGTGATAAACAGTAAAAACACTCTCTCTGCAATTGTTTCAGGGTCAGTATTCCTCGCTCAACACTGTTGCCAGCATACAAATACAAAGCCCACCGTCGCTGCAGTTTTGATCCCTCTGACAGTCTGGGTTTACCCTCGGTGAGTTTCATCTTGGGAAATGAACATTGAGTTAAGATTGTTTTCTCTAGTGAATGACTGATATCAACCAGATGATAAATCTGGCAATATTAAGCTTATTTCTTTGACTATTTAATATATCTATCACTGTTATCCCCCCTTTGATTGTTCCAAAATATACAATCAAGCTTGTTAATTGATAACTAAGCAAAAAGCCACTGGATTCAGTCCTTTTATTCTTATTCCACACCATGCATTCATTTCGCTAAAGGTTTACAcctctcaaaaatgtattttgaattgcccctcttttctttaataaaaaaataaaatcgaggatccagtgtggcacttacaataaaagtgaaaggggccaaGTTGTAGAA
Encoded proteins:
- the miip gene encoding migration and invasion-inhibitory protein isoform X1 — encoded protein: MAALEQLDGLRKRNKDLLEKLQKQTEKLNQLTLSRPDEGAKRQNSVCETFTGGSDQRRAPLTERNGDVTAARASLARACFLKAKTEVKTTKTSDERFLGDCEITTPNQHNQSPELATYSNLLQDSGNSRWKGHSRSVRLMLPKSAPPTRDSDRVPWPRETDSTATLYSGLETDSTSARPHIQPLLGYDWIAGLLDAESSLTECSEQFFSELRSFRQVNRDECVYSSLLGLPFVADVASSSLEGDEPQQPPDTHQCTFCYRINSRLFAVPLDAQAACPVCKIPKPEHPHTETEPAFIRVSIPRSTLLPAYKYKAHRRCSFDPSDSLGLPSHCLSGWSNPTLNSGSQMSSLDLRGSIATSAATEGSTSYLPDNKQGPSLPKASRDQLLNPTRLPRHRFQHLDPKMAHNHSYALY
- the miip gene encoding uncharacterized protein miip isoform X2 → MAALEQLDGLRKRNKDLLEKLQKQTEKLNQLTLSRPDEGAKRQNSVCETFTGGSDQRRAPLTERNGDVTAARASLARACFLKAKTEVKTTKTSDERFLGDCEITTPNQHNQSPELATYSNLLQDSGNSRWKGHSRSVRLMLPKSAPPTRDSDRRETDSTATLYSGLETDSTSARPHIQPLLGYDWIAGLLDAESSLTECSEQFFSELRSFRQVNRDECVYSSLLGLPFVADVASSSLEGDEPQQPPDTHQCTFCYRINSRLFAVPLDAQAACPVCKIPKPEHPHTETEPAFIRVSIPRSTLLPAYKYKAHRRCSFDPSDSLGLPSHCLSGWSNPTLNSGSQMSSLDLRGSIATSAATEGSTSYLPDNKQGPSLPKASRDQLLNPTRLPRHRFQHLDPKMAHNHSYALY